A single genomic interval of Arachis duranensis cultivar V14167 chromosome 7, aradu.V14167.gnm2.J7QH, whole genome shotgun sequence harbors:
- the LOC107459216 gene encoding purine permease 1, translated as MVETDGREEQPNQSSTMKTTKIFGLITNSIFLGLGTSGGPLVMRLYFIHGGKRIWLSSFLETAGFPVMLIPLSISYIHQRCNKTTNSEKPKLISMELYLFLASAIVGILTGLDDYLYAYGVSLLPVSTFSLIQASHLSFTAVFAFLLVKQKFTAYSVNSIVLLTIAAVVLALRSSGDRPHGESTGKYIVGFLMIVAAAALYGFVLPLVELVYKKTKQHITYSLVMEIQFVMCFFATFFCTIGMIINNDFKVIPREARDYELGETKYYYVLVWSAMMWQFFFLGAIGVIFCASSLLSGIIIAVFLPVTEVLAVILYKENFEAEKGVALVLSLWGFVSYFYGEIKQEWKRNKNHRLNTEQAQCPPLSLIP; from the exons ATGGTTGAAACTGATGGAAGGGAAGAACAACCAAACCAGTCATCCACCATGAAGACAACTAAAATTTTTGGTCTCATTACAAACTCCATATTTCTGGGCTTAGGCACCTCCGGCGGCCCACTCGTTATGCGCCTCTACTTCATACACGGCGGAAAACGCATCTGGCTCTCTAGTTTCCTCGAAACCGCCGGCTTCCCTGTCATGCTCATTCCCCTTTCCATTTCCTATATACATCAAAGATGCAACAAAACAACCAACTCTGAAAAACCAAAGCTTATCTCTATGGAGCTTTATCTGTTTCTTGCCTCCGCAATAGTAGGCATCCTCACCGGCCTCGACGACTACCTCTATGCCTACGGTGTATCTCTTCTTCCAGTGTCCACTTTTTCTCTTATTCAGGCCTCCCACCTCTCTTTCACTGCCGTCTTCGCTTTCCTATTGGTGAAGCAGAAGTTCACGGCTTATTCGGTGAACTCCATAGTTTTGTTGACCATTGCCGCTGTGGTTTTGGCGCTACGGTCCAGTGGGGACCGTCCTCACGGTGAGTCCACTGGGAAGTACATAGTTGGTTTTCTTATGATTGTAGCCGCGGCTGCATTATACGGGTTTGTTTTGCCTCTTGTGGAGTTGGTTTACAAGAAGACCAAGCAACATATCACTTATTCTTTGGTCATGGAGATTCAGTTCGTTATGTGCTTCTTTGCCACTTTTTTCTGCACTATTGGGATGATAATAAATAACGACTTTAAG GTGATTCCACGAGAAGCTAGAGATTATGAGCTTGGAGAAACAAAGTACTATTATGTGTTAGTGTGGAGTGCTATGATGTGGCAATTTTTCTTCTTGGGAGCAATAGGGGTTATCTTCTGTGCCTCGTCATTGTTGTCTGGGATTATAATTGCCGTGTTTCTGCCTGTTACTGAAGTGTTGGCTGTGATCTTGTACAAGGAGAATTTTGAAGCAGAGAAGGGGGTTGCTCTGGTACTTTCTCTGTGGGGCTTCGTGTCCTACTTCTATGGagagatcaaacaagaatggaagAGGAACAAAAATCACCGCCTCAATACAGAGCAAGCTCAGTGtccccctctctctcttatTCCATGA
- the LOC107459215 gene encoding chaperone protein dnaJ 1, mitochondrial isoform X4: protein MLQIKQDYVAFSTSVEQDYYQVLGISEDATQDEIKKAFLLLAKKYHPDANKNNPSAKRKFQDIREAYETLRDSKKRAQYDKMKMQSRGSQNIEYDDHNDDFAERFQNAKERFQNGFHHEFSSSFHTVFSELFEEEITHSSSSIEVELSLTFSEAARGCTKHVSFDAFVPCDYCDGRGYPPRAKAKVCPTCRGLGRVTIPPFTSTCITCKGSGRVIKDFCTSCRGSGVVEGIKEVKVTIPAGVDTGDTIHVPEAGNAVKSGARPGSLYIKIKVAEDSVFARDGADIYVDSNISFTQAILGGKVDVPTLSGKMQVKTFTQQVMHGSYINWLHCVKTLLEMMTMQIPKGVQPGQLLVLRGKGLPKHGYLVHHGDQYVRFRINFPTKINERQRAILEELAEEEIKQENHSTFEGNWWKQIIEHLNSPNIMVELSVLILILVLMHKLLS, encoded by the exons CATTTTCGACATCGGTTGAGCAGGATTATTATCAAGTTCTTGGCATTTCTGAGGACGCCACTCAGGATGAGATAAAGAAGGCCTTTCTGTTG CTTGCTAAAAAGTACCATCCAGATGCAAATAAGAATAATCCATCTGCAAAGAGGAAATTTCAAGATATAAGAGAAGCTTATGAG ACGTTGAGAGATTCTAAAAAGAGGGCCCAATATGACAAG ATGAAGATGCAAAGCCGTGGTTCACAGAACATAGAATATGACGACCACAATGATGATTTTGCAGAAAGGTTTCAAAATGCGAAAGAAAGGTTTCAAAATGGTTTTCACCATgagttttcttcttcatttcatACAGTATTCTCTGAG CTatttgaagaagaaatcacTCATTCTTCATCAAGTATAGAG GTGGAGTTGTCCCTTACTTTCTCAGAAGCTGCAAGAGGGTGCACTAAACATGTGTCATTTGATGCATTCGTTCCATGTGATTATTGCG ATGGGAGAGGGTATCCACCACGTGCGAAGGCTAAAGTTTGTCCAACATGCCGGGGCTTAGGTCGA GTAACAATACCTCCATTTACATCAACATGCATTACCTGTAAAGGATCAGGTCGCGTCATTAAG GATTTCTGTACGTCTTGTAGAGGATCTGGGGTGGTTGAAGGGATTAAAGAGGTTAAAGTTACAATACCAGCAG GTGTGGATACTGGAGATACAATCCATGTGCCAGAGGCCGGGAATGCCGTTAAAAGTGGAGCTCGACCTGGGAGTTTATACATCAAAATCAAG GTTGCCGAGGATTCAGTCTTTGCCAGGGATGGTGCAGATATCTATGTGGACTCTAATATTAGCTTTACGCAG GCTATTCTTGGTGGCAAAGTTGATGTGCCTACTCTATCTGGGAAGATGCAAGTAAAG ACTTTTACTCAGCAGGTCATGCATGGGTCTTACATAAACTGGTTGCATTGTGTAAAAACTCTACTGGAAATGATGACAATGCAG ATACCCAAGGGTGTTCAACCAGGGCAGCTACTAGTATTACGAGGAAAAG GACTACCAAAGCATGGTTATCTTGTACATCATGGGGATCAGTATGTGCGTTTTCGTATTAACTTCCCCAC TAAAATTAATGAACGACAACGTGCTATACTTGAAGAACTAGCAGAGGAGGAAATAAAGCAGGAAAACCACTCAACATTTGAAGGAAACTG GTGGAAGCAAATTATTGAACACTTGAACAGTCCAAATATTATGGTAGAACTATCTGTGCTGATCCTAATCCTCGTCCTCATGCACAAATTGTTGAGCTGA